A genome region from Corynebacterium comes includes the following:
- a CDS encoding type II glyceraldehyde-3-phosphate dehydrogenase, translated as MPTKIKVAVNGYGVIGKRVADAVRAQEDMELLGVSDVTTDYRVATAITLGIPVYASTEEAHQEMSEAGYPVAGNLSDLLDNADVVVDCTPATIGAGNLDLYRTHGVKSVFQGGEKHSLTGHSFVANANYSSTLGRDTTRVVSCNTTGTVRTLTALKNAGLLTKARGVLVRRATDPWESDHSGIMNTIVPEGRIPSHQGPDAQSVVPDLDVVTMAAKGAHTHNHLHFWTIELTRPADAAEVLEALKAMPRIAFVRRSDGIVAVNSTVELMRDLGRPRGDMYEVAIWEDILTVQGNELYWTYTVDNQAIVVPENIDAIRALAGTVEDGDESIQRTDRALGVRADFVSPAPTS; from the coding sequence ATGCCAACTAAGATCAAGGTTGCAGTAAACGGGTACGGTGTCATCGGTAAACGGGTAGCCGACGCGGTGAGAGCCCAGGAGGACATGGAACTCCTCGGGGTCAGCGACGTCACCACCGATTACCGGGTCGCCACCGCCATCACACTGGGCATCCCGGTTTATGCTTCCACCGAAGAAGCCCACCAGGAGATGAGCGAGGCCGGATATCCTGTCGCCGGAAACCTATCGGACCTGCTCGACAACGCTGACGTCGTGGTGGACTGCACCCCGGCCACAATCGGGGCCGGCAACCTCGACCTCTACCGCACGCATGGAGTCAAGTCCGTGTTCCAGGGCGGGGAGAAGCACAGTCTCACCGGTCACTCTTTTGTTGCCAACGCCAACTACAGTTCCACGCTCGGACGCGACACCACCCGCGTGGTGTCCTGCAACACCACCGGAACTGTCCGCACTCTGACCGCACTCAAAAACGCTGGGTTGCTGACCAAAGCACGCGGAGTGCTCGTCCGACGGGCCACCGATCCGTGGGAATCCGATCACTCGGGGATCATGAACACCATCGTTCCCGAAGGCAGGATCCCCAGCCATCAGGGCCCGGACGCCCAGTCGGTGGTCCCCGACCTGGATGTGGTGACCATGGCGGCCAAGGGAGCACACACCCACAACCACCTGCATTTCTGGACCATCGAGCTGACCCGTCCGGCAGACGCAGCAGAGGTTCTCGAGGCGTTGAAGGCGATGCCGCGGATCGCTTTCGTGCGACGCTCCGATGGCATCGTGGCGGTCAACAGCACCGTCGAACTGATGCGAGATCTAGGTAGGCCACGAGGTGATATGTATGAGGTCGCCATCTGGGAGGACATCCTGACCGTGCAGGGCAATGAGTTGTACTGGACGTACACGGTCGATAACCAGGCCATCGTGGTCCCCGAGAACATCGACGCGATCCGTGCCCTGGCTGGCACCGTGGAAGACGGTGATGAATCCATCCAGCGCACCGATCGTGCCCTGGGGGTACGCGCGGACTTTGTCTCCCCTGCGCCCACCAGCTGA